The Coregonus clupeaformis isolate EN_2021a unplaced genomic scaffold, ASM2061545v1 scaf0419, whole genome shotgun sequence genome contains the following window.
AGGAATAGAATTTCATTCCAAGGAATGGAATTGCACTACATGGAGAAATGTCCAATGCAACAGACAGGAATAgaaatggaattgatcccaaATGTTTGGTGTTACCTTGTGTATTGTAGGTTATTGAGGAGATCGAGGAGATGATGCAGGACTCTCCTGACCTGGAGGCAGAGCAGAACCACCCCTCTCAGTCAGACCTCTCCATGCTCTTTCTGGACATCCAGCTCTCCAGCACAAATCACAGCTATGAAGAGCGTGAGTATATCTCTGTcagttaggtgtgtgtgtgtgtgtaaatggtgtgagggagagagagcggtagGTTGAAAGTGGGTTTGCATTGTTATGCTacatttctctctgtgtgtgtgtgtgtgtgtgcaggagagAGGACCCTGTGTGTAGCAGAGCTGAATGAGCTGCTAGAGGAGGTAGAGATAGCCATCAGACGTTACAGTGAGGATCTGATTCAACACCTGGCCCTAAGGGACGAGCTGGACTTTGAAAAAGAGGTGAAGAACAGCTTCATCTCTATCCTGATAGATGTGCAGAACAGACAGAAGGAACACAGGGAAttactgaagaaaaaaaaaaaactcaagaGTGGTGCCGGGGCCCCGCAGGGCCGACCAGAGAGAACACAAGCACTAGGATCAGTGAGTGACACCATGctgtgcgtgcacacacacacacacacacgcacacacacaaacacacacaatgccTGCTGATGCCACTGCTTTATAGCATTACTTACATTCAGAGTGGACAGTTTTAGTAACCTTTTAAATGTATTCAAACCTTATACAACTTATTTCTTGCTTGTACAGATGTCTCCACTTACCTTATTACTTCCCTCTTTTTACAAACTCAGTTACTGGTTTATTGTTTTGGGGATATTGACCTTTTAAACCTTGCACATGGTTCCTTCTCTCTTTATCTGCTTGTTTCCTGTTTCTGTGCCTCTTACTTCCCATTTCTCTGCTTCACTTCCTTCCTTTCTAGCGGTTCAGCATGGAGGGGCTCTCCTCTGCCATTCAAAATGGCTTCCGGCAAACTTTTGGGAGTAGTGGAAGTGAAAGACAGGTGCctatatttctctctttctctctgtctgttgcccTCTTCattggtgctgtgtgtgtttttgttggtCAACTAGATGGTAATTGTACATGATGTACAATTGGTGGGACTTGCTTTAACTCAttaaaagtatttttgtggtagtGGTAGAAGTTTAAAAagttttactttactatttaaagCAAAGTAGTTGCATATAGTCGAAGTTTAATGTAGTAAAATAATTGGTCTGATTACTTTGATAGACTACTATATCAACCATATTCATTTGGATTGTGGGGCAGTTAGATCACAAAAATGTCTCAACTACAGTTGTTGCGTGTGAAAACTAAAAGAAGAAAGACATAGAACAAAGCGATCTTCCGTTAGAAGATGGGAATAAAAAGCAGGATCATGTGGACAACACTCTTAGGAAAGCAAAGCAACTCTGAATCAATCATGCTGTGGGTTTCAGATAACTAGATGCACGATTTACATTTGTAAAACGTTCAGTGTGAATGAAGTTTGATTTTAGGTGAATGGTGATGTAATGATTAGAAAGTTGTAGGCTATTATTTTGGGAGAGAAATATGTAGTGATGACAACTCTTTAAAAGTAAGTTTGTGGTAGTTGaagaactacagtgccttcagaatgtattcacacatttgactttttccatattttgttgtgttacagcctgaattttaaatggattaaattgagattttgtgtcaccggtctacacacaatactagttactccacaatactaacctaaatgacagagtgaaaagaaggaagcctgtacagaatgcaAATAttccaataaggcactaaagtaaaactgcgaaaaatgtggcaaagaaattaactttatgtcctcaaTACAAAGCgttgtgtttggggcaaatccaacacaacacataatttttaagcatgggggtggctgcatcatgttatgggtgtgcttgtcatcggcaaggactggggagttttttaggataaaaagaaatggaacagagctaagcacaggcaaaatctggTTCAGTGTGCTTTCCTACAAACACTGGgaaacaaattcacctttcagcaggacaataacctaaaacacaaggccaaatctatgctggagttgcttaccaagacgacattgaatgtcctgagtggcctagttacagttttgacttaaatcggcttgaaagtcaatggcaagacttgaaaatgactgtctagcaatgatcaacaaccaacttgacagagcttgaagaattttttaaggaataatgtgcaaatattgtacaatccaggtgtgcaaagctcttagagacttaaccagaaagactcacagctgtaatcgctgccaaagtggtttctaacatgtattgactcaggggtgtgaatacttatttatgtaaattagatatttctgtatttcatttttttttaaattgctaacatttccaaaaacatgttttcactttgttgttatggggtattgtgtgtagatgggtgaggaaaacatatatttaatccattttgaattcaggctgtaacacaacataatgtggaataagtcaaggggtatgaatactttctgaaagcactgtattagggctgaccccagttagtcgactggtcgattgtttggtcgataggctgttggtcgacccaAGATTATTTTTTGtcgagcagtggcaaatatacactacatgaccaaaagtatgtggacatctgctcgtcgaacatctcattccaaaatcatgggcattaatatggagttggtcccccctttgctgctataacagcctttcCACTAGGGCTGGGCGTTATGGCCTAAAACACATATCTCAATTTTCTCAAACTTATGGGAGATTCACAATATATATCTCGAATATTTAAAcgttttctctaaataagctttgttgtacaattaaaggtaaaatacactgcatttaaaacagtcagcaataatctaatgaattcagagcttgtgaaattatacctaggtTGAATATATGCCTTCAACAACCATAAGATCCACTAATAATGTAATTAATTTATGAAAATAGTTGTACAtgcttttttttgcaaaaatcactgatctggctttcaggtCTGTCTATAaaaatgccctttttgttacaaatttgaccagaaccatgcataatgcacattcactaataatgtagcaggcattatagaaaatgaacaccggtctcataaacaatctctcaagcacaagcccacgtgctagtaaGTAGAAAGCTAATATTTATATTTCATGTTTAGCCAACTTGCAtctaggtataatttcacaagctctGAATTCAGCTAACACGGcaaaacagttgaattgttacGAACACAACCTTCTGTCCGTCTCCAACTTTTTGAACAGATGTTGAAATAAAGTGTCCTatcttatttctcagaatgagaatgagTTGCCAGTTCCTTATACAtttgttttatgcttattgcacatttataaaacacagactaaacAGCTAGTATAACAATCTTTATTTGACAAAAATGCTGCTAGAGATACGTGGTACCGTAATGCGCGCGCGACAAACTGAGCATTAATTTTACAGAATGAATGTTCATTGGTACATctgttttagtagtgtctgctctgctcGAAATTTGAGGAGGTTCGAAAGGTgaacttctcctctattacagtaaaataatgtctccatGTATTTcagtgtccatatgaccgattctgttggaccaaacctcaaatgcaaatagcaagTTGAAACCGTTTGTCAGAGAAGAAAAAGAGATATCTTCTTTGTTTTTGTAAGTGGTAGTGGGAGGGACTTGGGagaaagaggcgaagcgagaggtttaaCTCTCgctaaaatctgtccaaaataagcccaatgcgtttctatgtgcTTATTTtgaacctaagcttgtcgcctgccttcccgcctttcaaacaatgactcccattgttagggcggagacatgagcaacttgtcattatatacagatctctggtgtaaatgggaaggtgcacagcacagaaggagcgaacgagacgagaccaaaaagacaacatgagaacaagcggacatcAACGCTCATAaaaacgaaaaatacaaaaaacctTGATTCTgcaatacaggcatttggaatatcgcgcaAAAACATACATTCTAATTAATTCAATATATCGCTTAGCCctactttccactagatgttggaacattgctgcggggacttgcttccattcagccacaagagcattcatgaggtcgggcactgatgttgggcagttaggcctggctcacagtcggcattccaattcctcccaaaggtgttcgatggggttgaggtcagggctctgtgcaggccagtcaagttattccaaACCTATCTCGACtgaccatttctgtatggacctcgatttgtgcacgtcatgctgaaacaggaaagggacatccccaaactgttgccacaaagttggaagcacagaatcatctagaatgtcattgtatgctgtagtgttaagatttcccttcactggaactaaggggcctagcccaaaccatgaaaaacagccccagactattattcctcctccaccactttacagttggcactatgcattcggcacgtagtgttctcctggcatcagtcaaacccagatttgtctgtcaaaCTGCTAGACggggaagcgtgattcatcactccagagaatgcgtttccactgctccagagtccaatggcggcgagctttacaccactccagccgacgcttggcattgcgcatggtgatcttaaggctgctcggccatggaaacccatttcatgaagctgccgacgaacagttcttgtgctgacattgcttccagaggcagtttggaacttggtagtgagtgttgtaaccgaggacagacgtttttgtgtggcctaccacttcgcggctgagtcgttgttgctcctagacgtttccacttcacaataacagcacttacagttgactggggcagctctagcaaggcagaaatttgacgaattgacttgttggaaaggtggcatcctatgacggtgccacgttgaaggtcactgagctcttcattctactgccaatgtttgtctatggagattgcatggctgtgtgctaaattttatacacctgtcagcaacgggtgtggctgaaatagcttaatccactaatttgaaggggtgtccgcaAAAATTATGGCACACAAGATacctgtctgattcacgcctgtctgagtgggctaatccattgcggaggccgcagggatggcacaccagtatcaccagtagtacatttacagttaattcccataatttctaatatacaatgtttgtttggttacgatAATTTCTGTTAATtaattcaatatattattattacagtcttatcattgtcattgtaggagtggacacgttgtttgcagagcgcacaacctaggctGTGAGAaaaaagttttggtttatttcattccatttacgagttgtcaatttattcattattttgtttggagtgctcctgtcaatcttgagtaaAGGACACGCACGTGATTAAGCATATAGAAGTAGGACTAGTCTACTTGGTCTGtgagcaaatgtaggcctataattgTGCCCATTTGAGGATCTAATACTATTTAtaattgtcttaactcaccatcactgtggaATTTCTCAAAGTAATTATTTCTTCGCCTCAAGCAGCGAGTAAACAAAGTCTGCTTTTACATCCATTGAAAATGACAGTTGTTCCTCAACACAGCCTATTTGAAAaatagcctatttgaaaaatagcctatttgaaaaatctttccagctctcttccTTTCGATTTcgaaaatagcctacagctgtgtctgtctgtctagagcTCACCAGAgctggaaactctgagggcccagaatattttatacaatgttgcaagtttgctagcaggAGCTTCAGGCCAGACCAAGTTAATACAATAGCTGACACAATGTTTCAAGTCCTtgcatagccaatgtgatttaaagcatatttatttttatcaggatattttctatctgcaggctgcaatgtttttatttgttggctttatgtaggctatttttacatattggcaatggcaatagaagatacttttagatttgtatcattttcatttagatataattttgattaaccacataaCATTGAGTTTGAGATATtaagactttattataaatgaaattaaactgttccacgaaaatgtgcatatgaaaatcataactggcatgcagatcAGTAAAAATGGTAtgataacttggcactccaaatggaaaaggttgccgactgctggtgtagcctattaccggaaACATCAGGAGTGTAACAACAGaggcagaatctgcgaaggccAGCAGTAGCGGGCAGCGGGAGGAAGAGGGTCGGGAACAGGtgtttttcttctggttaggctagattgatctctggctccctctttagtaaTGTGTGTCTTCATTTTTAATCGCAGTGcttaagcatcagacaagctcagtagcaTACATATAGTTGCTTTTATTCAAACATAGGATGTGGAAAAATACACATACCAATCAGATGACTCTTGGTCAACTAAGACTTgttttagtcggggacagccctacactgtgtcacgatcgtcgtacggaatagaccaaggcgcagcgtgatgaacgaacatgtttatttacctttagtgataaatactgacaatgaacaaaacaacaaacgattcgtaacgtcctaggtaacatagaccaacacggaacaagaacccacaaacacaaagggaaaaacagacagtttaaatatggctcccaatcagagacaaccagccacagctgacactcgttgcctctgattgggagtcactcaggccaacatagaaacagaactagaacccccaacatagaaatataacacatagaatgaacacaccctggctcaacatatagagtcccagcgccagggtgtgacagtacccccccctaaaggcgcggactgcgaccgcgcctcaaccagagcaaaacaggggagggctgggtgggcattcctcctcggcggcggttctggctccgggcttgcccaccaccctccaataagcCCCCCAtagcacccctggtccggtctggccccgctggctggagctgaactggacgtagcaggagcggttagcttcagctccgttgtggagcagttgaccggtacctgattaggcaccggtgacccaggcacgggttgtgccggactgacgacgcgcacccctggctggtgcgTGAGGcgagaacggaccggaccgggctgacgatcgcgcacccctggcttggcgcgtggagcagcaacgggccggaccgggctgacgatgcgcacccctggcttggtgcgtggagccggaacgggcctcaccggactgacgactcgcacccctggcttggtgcgagtagcaggaacgggctggaccaggctgacgactcgcacccctggcttggtgcgtggagccggaacgggcctcaccggactgacgactcgcacccctggcttggtgcgtggagcagcaacgggctttaccaggctgacgactcgcacccctggcttggtgcgagtagcaggaacgggctggaccaggctgacgactcgcacccctggcttggtgcgagtggcaggaacaggccgggccgggctggcgacgcgcaccgtaggcttggtgcgagtggcaggaacaggccgggccgggctgacgacgcacatcGTAGGTtatgtgcgaggagcaggaacaggccgggccgggctggcgacgcgcaccttaggcttggtgcgagtggcaggaacaggccgggccaggctggcgacgcgcaccgtagatttggtgcgagtggccggaacaggccgggccgggctggcgacgcacaccgtagacttggtgcgagtggcaggaactggccgggccgggctggcgacgcgcaccgtagacttggtgcgagtggcaggaacaggccgggccaggctggcgacgcgcaccctagacttggtgcgagtggcaggaacaggccgggccgggctggcgacgcacaccgtagacttggtgcgagtggcaggaacaggccgggccgggctggcgacgcacaccgtaggcttggtgcgaggggcaggaacaggccggaccgggctggcgacgcacaccgtaggcttggtgcgagaggcaggaacaggccggaccgggctggtgacgcgcaccgtacatttggtgcgaggggccgtaacaggccggaccgtactggggacacacaccactggctctaccccgggatctggaacgggccggaccggactggtaacacaccccagtacctctcgccgtgcctctaaaccttctttccctactttgaccagtggcccccgtaactggtggccttctgaatacgccccttttctgccttcgtcagccccgtcgtccatgccctgtgcccccccctaaaaatgttttggggttgcctctcgtcagcccgacgacgacactgatcacgccgttgctcctctctccgtcgcctctctactgtctcactccatggccggcgatccatcccggccaggatttcctcccaggtccaggacccctgcccgtctaagatctgctcccacgtccaggctgcctgctcctggacatgctgcttggtcctgtgatggtgggttcttctgtcacgatcgtcgtacggaatagaccaaggctatgaacgaacatgtttatttacctttagtgataaatactgacaatgaacaaaacaacaaacgattcgtaacgtcctaggtaacatagaccaacacggaacaagaacccacaaacacaaagggaaaaacagacagtttaaatatggctcccaatcagagacaaccagccacagctgacactcgttgcctctgattgggagtcactcaggccaacatagaaacagaacaactagaacccccaacatagaaatataacacatagaatgaacacaccctggctcaacatatagagtcccagcgccagggtgtgacacactgTATGTAGAATATATTTGTATGTAGACCTACTGATAGCTAGCTGTAGTTCTAGCTAATAAATAAACTATTTGGGCTaaaagtacatttcctgaagTAAATGTGATGTGTTTGCTAGCTTGTTTTAAAGTATGTATGGTTTTGTAAAaagtaatgttttgtcatacctgtgatatatggtctgatataccatggctttcagccaatcagcattcagtgctcgaaccaggtttataattgtaaataaatcccctttgcacatgtgcataactatagataaatccgacaggagagtttgagtgatgaaagttgggGATCTCGAAATCTCTGAGCAAGAAACACTTGGATGAACATAAAAAAACGAATGTTAGGCTcttttctggcaattgtgctgttattatgtgccagatgttaagactacaacccgtcattgacttgtcatttcaataggcattGGCTACAGACTAAAATCTGTTTTTTTTAATTATAATTCAATTTTGCTTAGATAatggcaggtagcctatagcccctgataggcctacatctcttTTCAGATAGTCTACAGTATCCTAGACAAGATGTAGGCTAGATgtaaactgaacgatttagcagcttgcttagttcaaattaacaGACTAATTTATTCCATATGAATAGCGAGGTGATTTCGCAATAAGAAGTGCTTGTTTCcccaatagcctgctggaataggctactgaggatgggttcatcatttcaatcactgaattaaatattaataatatttatatgaactgaatatgcttgtcaacaCCAGCCAGtgttaatttttttgaatttgttttacctgtagcctaatctgactactgttcataataacacaaggttacaacaacaataaactgaagttataggctatttattaaattaatttgccagctccaggtaggctacacaagtggcacaaattgatttgcaatgactccagtgatattGTCATTTCAACACATgtattgtatcaaatggtagcctacaatggcatataCATTAATAGGCTGTACATTTAgcctaatgtcagtttcattgaggaCTTTTCCCCATAAAAAGAACCAGGcgagggagttccataacttccatttcaaatttccactcggGCAGCCCCCAagacccaagaactgagcatgcaTAAAGCACTTCGCTTGATACCGTTTTCTTTAAGCAGtcaacattagaatgcagtttaaaccatCTCCGAGTGGATTTATGTAATGCGCTATAGTGCGCCCAAAGTCGTTTTCCAGTGCTTTGCCTTGTTGCATTTACAGTGAATGGAATGTTGGAATTGATGATGTCACAGTGCGGCCTTTAGAATGTTGAGGAAATGCCATGAAAGTGGATGGAGGACAAAAAGAAGGACAAAAAAATGTATAACTtaaaaagtataaaatatattttaaaaagtatGTAAGCACACTGGTCCTGACCAGTCTACACGTTGTAATGTTTCAACAGCGTTTCTAGCTTGAACAGTGTAAGAGGAGTAGCgtgctaaataataataataaaatgtctGAAATATGACAAAGATTTAAAGTTGGGACTTTTGCTCTGCAAGTCCCACCTAAAAATGCTGATCCACCCAGCGTTACATTTCCATAAACTGAATATGAATTACTCGCTGTCTCACCTCTCCATAGGAAATGGCTAACCATAACCTGTTGTATTTAAGAAGGAGTCTTAACAAACATCACTAAGTTAATTGCCTTTCTACAATGGTTGCCCACTTCTACTCTCATGGAGCaacaatttaacaattgtatttagCATGTACAGTGCCTATTGAAAGTCTTCACTCCCCTTGCACAGTTTTTCAAAAATGTCTGCCTTAAAATTAAATGTAAAAAGGGATTCAATTAGATTTTTTCCCGACcaatctacacaacctactccacaattTCAATGTAAAAGAAAATTATAGAAAATGTTCTTAATTAATTAGAACAAAAAACTAAGATGTCTTGATTGCGTATGTCTTCACAcaccagagttaatacttggtggaagcacttttggcagccattacagctgtgagagGAAAAGTTGTGTAAAGTTGGTAGGATCTCATTCAaaattattcacagctgtaatgccTGCCAATGGTggttccaccaagtactaactctggggtgtgaagacatatgCAATCAAgacttgtttttttatttgtattaatttgggaaaTGTTCCATAATTCTTCTTTCATTTTGAAAATGTGGGATAGGTTGTGTAGATCAGTAGGAAAACAATATAATGTGTAATACCTTTTTAGATTGAATTTTAAGGGAGAAAAATGTGAAAAGTGTACAAGGGGTGTTTacactttcactaggcactgtacttattctctctctttttctctgttgtTTCTACCCCATGGTCTCTCTTAGTATCTGACCACAGTCATCCCTTATGAGAAGAAAGGAGGTCCTCCATCGGTGGAAGATCTTCAGATCCTTACCCAAAGTAAGTGGCTGTCAGGTGCAGAGCATTTATCCCCCACCCATCACATGAatcttaaataaataaaaacatttatgcTACTTGAAGTACAGGCTACAGTTGTTTATCTAGTGTTACAGATGGTTGACATACCCTGGTCAAATAAATTCCTGGAATAAATAAATTTTTCTGATTGGTTTGTGTTTCTGTTGCAGTCCTGCAAGCTATGAGAGACGACAGTGACAAGGTGCCCAGCCTTCTGACAGACTACATTCTCAAAGGTGAATACACTCAGCCTCTCCCTATGTACATTTTAACATTAGTAGGCTATATTACAGTGAGTTATGTGTTGTTGGCATACTGTTGTCTCTGCATTTTTGTAGAATTCAAGAACATAACGATTATTGATAACTCCTGATTTTCACATAAGGCTATTTTAAGTTAGGCTTTTCTACTGTTTAAGTTGTTGTGCCTTTTCTTTTGTGCGTATGGTACAGGGCAATTTACAGTTGCGTGATCACCTTTTTCCTTAATTCCTTTCTTAaaatttttttctctccattctTCATTTTCTGTTCAATGTCTCGCTGCATTGTACTTGCTAGCTCTGGTGTGAGAGCCATGGACAGAGAGGTTTGtgacacacattcacagacactGTGCACTGTGTGGTGTAGTTCACTCACTGCGGGAGAGCACACCTAGTGGCCACTGAGCTTTAGGGTATTGTAACCGTACCCTGCCCTTGTGTCCTGTCACTGCCCTGCGCCCCCACCCTCACTGTCACACTGCTGCTGTTTAGGGTATGGTAGACCCCATTGCTGCTCCAGTTGGTGTCACAAAGTTATCCCTGACCCACGACCTTGCTTTGCGTAACCCTTCACATCCTCAAGTGATCCCAAATGGACCTTACGGGTTCTTCTGAAACGCTCCCTGGGAAGCACTACTCTTACAACCATTGGAACCTATTTCTCTTTCTGGGCTCACTGAATACTAAATGGCTGTATTGGCATATTGtgtattgttgttgttgctgtttcaAGTGTGTTTGGATTGCTTGAGACTGTTTTCCTGATCAAACCTAGATACAGGTACTTGGTTATTTTATTTCTCCTGTTTCACTATTTCATTCCTTTTTCTCCACCCAAGCTTCTTCCATTTCTTACTTTTGTGTTTTCCCGTAGTAGCCTAACTGGCATTCACACCTAGTCTCAGCCATACTAATTTATATGTGTTTTTTCCACAGTGCTTTGCCCAACATAGACTGGAAGGACGATAACTGACAATTTGGAAACGAGGTGAGGGATCTGGTTTCAATGTCAACAAACAAAATGAAGAGGACTCGCTCACTGTGTAAAAAAACATAAGCACACTTAATTTATTCTTTATGATGCATGGGATTTTACCTCAAGTTGCTCCTTTTTGTGTAACACCcatagatgttttttttttttttacctcattCAGTATTATTTTCTCTGTGTTGAGCATGGTGATGTCACAAACCTTGTGTATTTGGCAACttcaagtatttttttttttttttcttattattattatttttactttAAGTGCAGTGTAAATTACAGTACTCAAAGTCATGAGAAAGATACTCATAAATTCTAGTGTAGCATCTACTGTATGTGGCTGATTTTAACGGCCTTTTGGGTTGTGTCTTAATTTGATTAACCTAATCTGAATGTCTCAGAAACGACTGAGCTACACTCCACAGCAATTGTAATATCAGGGATATGAAACATTTTAGATTTGTTTAAAAGTGCTTAAATACATTTCATTAATAAAATCAACCCTGAACTAAATACTGACATTATTCTACACAACTCAGTCCTCCATTTGGCCTCCCTAAAAGCACTGCACATATATATTTCTGTCATAGCTAAATACTGTAGTAGTACCATTGTTGTCATACTTAGAAGGAATTGCAAAGGTAATGTGAACAGAACTCTAATTCATTACAAAGCACTGATGTGACTACTAGCTATGCATTTGAGTAAATAATGACTCACTGAAGCCCTGAATCAGAGGCACCATGCAGTCCAGACCTGGCCAGTCTGTGAAGGCTGTGCACACAAGCTGGGCATTATTATATTTCTACACACAAGAAATGAAGATGCCTTTGTATTTGCCATAATTTTTTGTACATTGTAAATgacttattt
Protein-coding sequences here:
- the LOC121543489 gene encoding fasciculation and elongation protein zeta-2-like isoform X2, whose protein sequence is MAAPVAHFDDEWHDLKEFEPVSEQGTRMDRVNLVVEHVTGDLKVLPELNNSFSVEVGSFKSMEDLVNDFDEKLTVCFRNFNIKNENIAHVNIITEDTALRNDEIWNALADNYGNVMAVDWKQSRTHSLHLPTLKLEDKPRVDDVTLELSDDEELREQMDMHTIIVSCLNDEPLFTAEQVIEEIEEMMQDSPDLEAEQNHPSQSDLSMLFLDIQLSSTNHSYEERERTLCVAELNELLEEVEIAIRRYSEDLIQHLALRDELDFEKEVKNSFISILIDVQNRQKEHRELLKKKKKLKSGAGAPQGRPERTQALGSRFSMEGLSSAIQNGFRQTFGSSGSERQYLTTVIPYEKKGGPPSVEDLQILTQILQAMRDDSDKVPSLLTDYILKALV
- the LOC121543489 gene encoding fasciculation and elongation protein zeta-2-like isoform X1, with the translated sequence MAAPVAHFDDEWHDLKEFEPVSEQGTRMDRVNLVVEHVTGDLKVLPELNNSFSVEVGSFKSMEDLVNDFDEKLTVCFRNFNIKNENIAHVNIITEDTALRNDEIWNALADNYGNVMAVDWKQSRTHSLHLPTLKLEDKPRVDDVTLELSDDEELREQMDMHTIIVSCLNDEPLFTAEQVIEEIEEMMQDSPDLEAEQNHPSQSDLSMLFLDIQLSSTNHSYEERERTLCVAELNELLEEVEIAIRRYSEDLIQHLALRDELDFEKEVKNSFISILIDVQNRQKEHRELLKKKKKLKSGAGAPQGRPERTQALGSRFSMEGLSSAIQNGFRQTFGSSGSERQYLTTVIPYEKKGGPPSVEDLQILTQILQAMRDDSDKVPSLLTDYILKVLCPT
- the LOC121543489 gene encoding fasciculation and elongation protein zeta-2-like isoform X3, with the protein product MAAPVAHFDDEWHDLKEFEPVSEQGTRMDRVNLVVEHVTGDLKVLPELNNSFSVEVGSFKSMEDLVNDFDEKLTVCFRNFNIKNENIAHVNIITEDTALRNDEIWNALADNYGNVMAVDWKQSRTHSLHLPTLKLEDKPRVDDVTLELSDDEELREQMDMHTIIVSCLNDEPLFTAEQVIEEIEEMMQDSPDLEAEQNHPSQSDLSMLFLDIQLSSTNHSYEERERTLCVAELNELLEEVEIAIRRYSEDLIQHLALRDELDFEKEVKNSFISILIDVQNRQKEHRELLKKKKKLKSGAGAPQGRPERTQALGSYLTTVIPYEKKGGPPSVEDLQILTQILQAMRDDSDKVPSLLTDYILKVLCPT